One Enterococcus silesiacus genomic window carries:
- a CDS encoding S-adenosylmethionine:tRNA ribosyltransferase-isomerase, whose protein sequence is MLSTEDFDFDLPEELIAQTPLKDRTSSRLLVLDRETKEIEDKHFHEIIDELNAGDALVMNDTRVLPARLYGEKPETGGHLEVLLLTNTEGDTWETLIKPAKRAKVGTQISFGDGRLTATVVEELEHGGRIVTFKYEGIFLEILESLGEMPLPPYIKERLEDPERYQTVYAKENGSAAAPTAGLHFTQELLGKIQSKGVKLVYLTLHVGLGTFRPVSVDNISEHEMHSEFYRLTEEAAAQLNDVRQNGGKIVAVGTTSIRTLETIGTKFDGQIKADSGWTDIFITPGYEFKIVQAFSTNFHLPKSTLVMLVSAFAGRDLTLTAYQHAIDERYRFFSFGDAMFVK, encoded by the coding sequence ATGCTTAGTACAGAAGATTTTGATTTTGATTTACCAGAGGAACTGATTGCTCAGACGCCTTTGAAGGATCGGACAAGCTCGCGTCTTTTAGTTTTAGATCGAGAAACAAAAGAAATTGAAGATAAACATTTTCATGAAATCATTGATGAATTAAATGCGGGAGACGCCTTGGTCATGAATGATACACGGGTGCTGCCAGCTCGATTATATGGAGAAAAACCTGAAACTGGCGGACATTTAGAAGTGTTGCTTTTAACAAACACAGAAGGAGACACTTGGGAGACGTTGATTAAACCTGCCAAGCGGGCAAAAGTCGGTACCCAAATCAGTTTTGGTGATGGTCGTTTAACAGCTACTGTTGTTGAGGAACTAGAACATGGCGGACGAATCGTAACGTTTAAATACGAGGGCATCTTCTTAGAAATTTTAGAATCGCTGGGAGAAATGCCTTTACCACCATATATCAAAGAACGTTTAGAAGATCCTGAACGATATCAAACAGTCTATGCAAAAGAAAATGGCTCTGCAGCTGCCCCTACAGCGGGTTTACACTTTACACAGGAACTACTTGGTAAAATCCAGTCAAAGGGCGTGAAGCTTGTTTATTTGACCTTACACGTCGGTTTAGGAACTTTCCGGCCTGTTAGTGTGGATAATATTTCAGAACATGAAATGCATAGTGAGTTTTATCGATTAACAGAAGAAGCGGCGGCTCAACTAAATGACGTTCGCCAAAATGGTGGAAAAATCGTTGCTGTAGGAACAACATCTATTCGTACACTTGAAACGATCGGAACGAAATTTGACGGACAAATCAAAGCAGATAGCGGTTGGACAGACATTTTCATTACACCAGGTTATGAATTTAAAATCGTCCAAGCTTTTTCGACGAATTTTCATTTACCTAAATCAACCTTAGTAATGTTGGTCAGTGCATTTGCTGGGAGAGATTTGACACTTACTGCTTATCAGCATGCAATCGATGAACGCTATCGCTTCTTTAGCTTTGGTGATGCGATGTTTGTAAAATAA
- a CDS encoding ArsR family transcriptional regulator, protein MLKLYTTNSCTSCRKARRWLIDHEIPFEEKNFGTTPITLDELKNILILTEEGTEDIISIRSKVFQKLDIDINELPLHALLELVKDNPGLLRRPIMIDEKRLQIGFNEDEIRCFLPRSVRKRELSQTLLLSGL, encoded by the coding sequence ATGTTAAAATTGTATACGACAAATAGTTGCACATCATGTAGAAAAGCGCGGAGATGGCTAATCGATCATGAGATTCCATTTGAAGAAAAGAATTTTGGCACTACTCCTATAACATTAGATGAACTAAAAAATATATTAATTCTTACAGAAGAAGGAACAGAAGATATTATTTCGATTCGTTCCAAAGTCTTTCAAAAACTAGATATAGACATCAATGAATTACCTTTACACGCCTTATTGGAATTGGTTAAGGATAATCCAGGATTGCTCCGCCGTCCCATTATGATCGATGAAAAAAGATTACAGATTGGTTTTAATGAAGATGAAATTCGCTGTTTCCTGCCTAGATCAGTTCGTAAAAGAGAATTATCTCAAACATTACTTTTAAGCGGTTTATAA
- a CDS encoding PadR family transcriptional regulator produces the protein MRASSQFKKGALEMCVLHFIEKEDRYGYELTQRVNQFIPITEGALYPVLRRLVKESYCVIYTKESPDGPSRKYYQMTDKGKEYLELLERDWDEFVEQVRKLREAD, from the coding sequence ATGAGGGCTTCTAGCCAATTTAAAAAAGGTGCTTTAGAAATGTGTGTACTTCATTTTATTGAAAAAGAAGATCGATATGGTTATGAGTTAACACAACGAGTGAATCAGTTTATACCAATTACCGAAGGGGCGCTTTACCCAGTTTTGCGTCGATTAGTTAAAGAATCGTATTGTGTCATTTATACAAAAGAATCGCCTGATGGTCCTTCCAGAAAGTATTACCAAATGACTGATAAAGGGAAAGAATATTTGGAACTTTTAGAGCGTGATTGGGATGAATTCGTTGAACAAGTACGTAAACTGAGGGAGGCAGATTAG
- a CDS encoding glyoxalase, with product MFAPIHHVSLLTRFAKDNHFFYTTILGLRFVKKTVNQDNHKMLHYYYGDYAGTPGSVITFFVVPSLAQRYDKADFLSTIGLKIPKGSLLFWEKRLTDAKIKFTKKQNSLHFKDKDQVSLHLVEVEQEPLAKELQVNNSIPGDKQILGLLSTEFHVADPKKTADFFYRLIGWNSNRGKIQLNETDYIQLLSTATPDKTRMGRGSMDHVALSVQDEQKLDELYVKAKEQRWNIEKIVHRGYFKSLYIREPGGIRVEFATLTPGFTLDEPLSSLGEHLALPPFLEDKRSEIEANIYKEI from the coding sequence ATGTTCGCACCGATTCATCATGTCTCATTATTAACAAGATTTGCTAAGGATAATCACTTTTTTTATACAACGATCCTTGGATTGCGTTTTGTAAAGAAAACGGTCAATCAAGATAATCATAAAATGCTACACTACTACTATGGCGATTATGCCGGCACACCTGGTTCTGTGATCACTTTTTTTGTGGTCCCTTCATTAGCACAACGCTATGATAAGGCTGATTTCTTAAGTACGATCGGATTAAAAATCCCTAAAGGTAGTCTGCTTTTTTGGGAGAAACGCTTAACTGATGCCAAAATTAAATTTACTAAGAAACAAAACAGTCTTCATTTTAAAGACAAAGATCAGGTAAGTCTCCATTTGGTTGAAGTAGAGCAAGAACCATTAGCTAAAGAGCTACAGGTGAACAATTCTATTCCAGGCGACAAACAGATCCTGGGACTTTTATCGACTGAATTTCACGTTGCTGACCCTAAAAAAACAGCTGACTTCTTTTATCGATTAATAGGTTGGAACAGCAACCGTGGAAAAATTCAACTCAATGAAACTGATTATATTCAACTATTATCGACTGCGACACCAGATAAAACTCGCATGGGTCGAGGAAGTATGGATCACGTTGCCCTTTCAGTCCAAGATGAACAAAAGCTAGATGAGCTTTATGTAAAAGCAAAAGAGCAAAGATGGAACATTGAAAAAATCGTCCATCGCGGTTACTTTAAAAGTCTCTATATCAGAGAACCTGGAGGTATTCGAGTTGAGTTTGCGACATTGACACCTGGTTTTACGCTAGATGAACCACTGAGCTCTTTAGGTGAACACCTTGCTTTACCGCCTTTTTTAGAAGATAAGCGTTCTGAAATCGAAGCAAATATCTATAAAGAAATATAA